Genomic segment of Malus domestica chromosome 15, GDT2T_hap1:
acattaatcaacgtttaagtaataatccaatcatcaataaccacatcatttagtttaaaaGATTTGATCTCTCTAGTATTATCCTAATAACTCCCAAAACACAGAATCTTGTCAGCAGTCGCATCCACCACCAGGTGTACATACATGTAAAAACGAGCAAAGGTTGAAACTTATCCATGCAAAAGTATGTGTGCCTCATTTTTTAGTCTATCTGAATACCAAAACAACAGCTAAGACTTCAATAATTAGAAATATGATGGCGATTTCTCTGACATGACACCCCCATTAATCCTCCCTCACAACCATTTTCCAAAATTGCTCTGATAAAACTGCAAAGCTGCATTGCAATCTGCAAATCTCAGATACCAAAAACCTAAATAATTAGAAATATGATGGCGGTTTCGTCTATATCATCCTCCTCTTGCTTTACTAGCTCTGCTGCAATTCGACATCCTTCACTTCTTTCTCACAAAAATCTCATCCACAAatcttcattttctctaaaCGGGAAGAGACTTGGCACTGGACTCCAAAACAACTTCAACTTCTGGtaagtagaagaaaaaaaaaaacccaacaaaactagaaaaataaaattatttttaattatgtaAGTATAATATTGTTAGGTAACAAATTTCAGACTTGTGCTTTCTCGCACCCCTCGCCTTTTGTTAATGTCTCTTGATTCTTTTTGATTATTCGATCCCAATGCGAGCAAAAAATGGATGGCGCGAGTGCATGGGGAGAAAAATGGGAGTAGGAAAATCATTACTTCCAGATTGTTATTGTGGTTTTTCACTAACTGGATCTTATTTGGTAACTGGGAAAGTGTGAAAGTTTCTCAGAAGAGGAATTTGGAGGCCGTTGGAGTTCCAACTTCGGTGCCAGTTCGTGTGGCTCACGAGCTTCTTCAAGCTGGACACAAATATTTGGATGTCAGGTAACttctctgttttctttttaagcctatttaatttttttgtattaaGTTAAGCACTTTGTTAATCTTTGATTAACATTTTGTTTAACTGTtcttttttttgagtttttttatttttgtgtaggACTCCTG
This window contains:
- the LOC103415916 gene encoding thiosulfate sulfurtransferase 16, chloroplastic, which gives rise to MMAVSSISSSSCFTSSAAIRHPSLLSHKNLIHKSSFSLNGKRLGTGLQNNFNFCVKVSQKRNLEAVGVPTSVPVRVAHELLQAGHKYLDVRTPGEFSAGHAPGAVNIPYLYKVGSGMSKNPEFLKEVSSHFRKHDEIIVGCQLGKRSMMAATDLVAAGFTGITDIAGGYAVWTQTGLPTEI